From a region of the Castanea sativa cultivar Marrone di Chiusa Pesio chromosome 10, ASM4071231v1 genome:
- the LOC142613956 gene encoding putative disease resistance protein At5g45440 yields MSHNSKHVSSLDSSNSSKIKRQDSEHSNTTVAPRVNSYRRSSRVVGAKKVQGFDTQLISLEKMIQQRQSSDQFKAVAIVGKRGVGKTTLCQALFNRVQADFLPRIWVCMSWKPTEYGDRKTTTVKRMLTCLGVDDETIQSISDSVPEADRLSSLLYALHLQLTGKKYLIVLDDAIGEGDDADNKKKKGDDAIKEGDDADQKKKKADAFKERNKWLADLDSPITEKEKWGKCLAFGLPKGHGGTVIVTSRDENLAKVMVGEKNLLHLRPLSDPKSCSFIYNDMIDIQELNNDPEQKEFLKKCAGLPLAAAMMGKIKSEELVKAAKEAEEKAAKEAAEKSAKEAAEKAEKEPAKKMEPESPISSKDEENYKIEELPTETKPIQPDEVAKSSKDDKKIKSEEVPAGEKHIQQQEKDARSSIGSKDDEQIKSEEHPAEAEPEPHQEGAAHNEIIEAASGTN; encoded by the coding sequence ATGTCCCATAACAGTAAGCATGTTTCGAGTCTTGACTCAAGCAATTCAAGTAAGATCAAAAGGCAAGATAGCGAGCATAGTAATACCACGGTAGCTCCTCGCGTAAACTCATACCGACGGAGTTCCCGGGTAGTAGGTGCAAAGAAGGTTCAAGGATTTGACACTCAACTGATTTCTTTGGAAAAAATGATTCAGCAGAGGCAAAGTAGTGATCAGTTCAAGGCAGTTGCAATCGTTGGGAAGCGTGGTGTTGGCAAAACAACTCTTTGCCAAGCACTTTTCAACAGGGTACAAGCCGACTTCCTTCCAAGGATTTGGGTTTGCATGTCCTGGAAGCCCACTGAATATGGAGACCGCAAGACAACAACTGTTAAGAGAATGCTGACCTGTCTTGGAGTTGATGACGAAACCATTCAATCAATTTCAGATTCAGTACCTGAGGCTGATCGCCTCAGCAGTCTACTCTATGCCCTTCACTTGCAATTGACTGGTAAGAAATATCTGATTGTGCTCGATGATGCTATTGGGGAGGGTGATGAtgctgataataaaaaaaagaagggtgATGATGCTATTAAGGAGGGTGATGATgctgatcaaaaaaaaaagaaggctgATGCTTTTAAGGAGAGAAACAAGTGGCTCGCAGATTTGGATTCTCCAATTACTGAAAAAGAGAAATGGGGTAAATGTCTCGCCTTTGGATTGCCCAAAGGACATGGGGGAACAGTCATCGTTACGAGTAGGGATGAAAATTTAGCGAAGGTaatggttggagagaaaaacttGCTTCATCTTCGGCCACTTTCAGACCCAAAGAGCTGCTCCTTTATTTACAATGACATGATAGATATACAGGAGTTAAATAATGACCCAGAACAGAAGGAATTTCTGAAGAAGTGTGCTGGTCTTCCATTAGCTGCGGCTATGATGGGAAAGATTAAATCTGAAGAACTTGTAAAAGCTGCAAAGGAAGCTGAAGAGAAAGCTGCAAAGGAAGCTGCGGAGAAATCTGCAAAGGAAGCTGCGGAGAAAGCTGAAAAGGAACCGGCAAAGAAGATGGAACCAGAAAGTCCCATTAGCTCCAAAGATGAAgagaattataaaattgaagaaCTTCCCACAGAAACAAAACCCATACAACCTGATGAAGTCGCAAAAAGTTCCAAAGATGATAAGAAGATTAAATCTGAAGAAGTTCCAGCAGGAGAAAAACACATACAACAACAAGAGAAAGACGCAAGAAGTTCCATTGGGTCCAAAGATGATGAGCAGATTAAATCAGAAGAACATCCAGCAGAAGCAGAACCCGAACCTCATCAAGAGGGAGCCGCACACAATGAAATCATTGAAGCAGCTTCAGGAACAAATTAA